The Leptospira harrisiae genome segment TTTGGGATTTCCTTTTTTATCTTTGGTTGGCGAACCAAAGGAAAACAAACTAGTTGTTTTGGATCGTAAGGCATACGAACAATCTGTTCAAAAAAACCCAAATAAAGAACTCATTAACTTAGAAAAGAAAATTCCTGGCATTACTTTAGATATCAAATATGCCACTCCAGATAACTTTACAAAACAAGTTATCTATCAGGAACCCAAAGCATATGCTAGAAAGCCAGTCGCAGAAGCACTAAAGAAAGCTCACATTGAATTTCTACAACTTGGATATTCGATCAAAATTTTTGATGCATATCGACCTTATGCAGCCACAGTCAAATTTTTTGAAATTGTAGGAGATACAAGGTATGTGGCCTCGCCCAAAACCGGATCAAGACATAACAAAGGTTGTGCGATTGATCTAACTTTAGTGGATACAAAAACCAAAAAAGAACTGCCGATGCCAACGGAATATGATTCCTTTCGAAAAGAAGCTTGGGCCGAAGCCCCTGTTTCTGATCCTGAAATTTTAAAAAACCGAACTACATTGATTCAAGTGCTCAAGCAATATGGATTTCGTGTGAACAAAACAGAATGGTGGCATTATGATTTTTTGGAATGTTCTGGGTTTGAGGTACTGGATATCCCTTTTGAAGAATTGGAGTAGGGTTTAGACTTCCACCCAGATAACATTCGTTTTGGGATCTGATAAAGAAATCCCATCTTCTTCTAAACCCTGCAGATGCAATTGAATGGCTTCCTGGATGAATGTTTCCACTTCTTTTAACGAATCGCCAACGGTAAATACACCTGGTAAATCAGGTACGTGTGCAGAGTATCCGGTATTAGTTTTCACAATTTCAACCATATATTTCATGTTCGTTAATCCCCAATCCCTGCTTGTTTTAAGATACTTTTTTCTGTTTTAATATCAACTTCTTTTCCCAAACCATGGTTTGGTACAGTGACACGCCCTATCTTCTCTGGATGTTTCAGTTGCATGTGGCTTCCTTTTTGAGAAAAAACATATCATCCATCTTGAAAAAGGATCCCCAAGATTTCTCTAACCTTCTTAGGCATATACTCGTGAAGTTGGAATTTTTAATTTTGGTTCTTAGTATTTGGACAAATCTAGACCACCCAACTCCTGCGCCAGCGATAGAAGCGGAAATCCGAAGGATTGGAGCGGATAGCGCGGTCGTTACTAGAGGGAAACTTTGATCAACTAACGGATCCGAGGCGCCCCACAAAAATAAAAG includes the following:
- a CDS encoding type II toxin-antitoxin system HicB family antitoxin; the protein is MKYMVEIVKTNTGYSAHVPDLPGVFTVGDSLKEVETFIQEAIQLHLQGLEEDGISLSDPKTNVIWVEV
- a CDS encoding M15 family metallopeptidase, with the translated sequence MKLFTIAICLGFPFLSLVGEPKENKLVVLDRKAYEQSVQKNPNKELINLEKKIPGITLDIKYATPDNFTKQVIYQEPKAYARKPVAEALKKAHIEFLQLGYSIKIFDAYRPYAATVKFFEIVGDTRYVASPKTGSRHNKGCAIDLTLVDTKTKKELPMPTEYDSFRKEAWAEAPVSDPEILKNRTTLIQVLKQYGFRVNKTEWWHYDFLECSGFEVLDIPFEELE